A window of Vigna unguiculata cultivar IT97K-499-35 chromosome 4, ASM411807v1, whole genome shotgun sequence contains these coding sequences:
- the LOC114180512 gene encoding uncharacterized protein LOC114180512: MGHYASQCPTKKTAGGVTPQQKTPEGVSRSTPSCEKSVFVQFDSSATHSFISQECVSRLGLVARHMFKVNLIYLPLEGLDVILGMDWLSDNRVMIDCGRRNVVFPENDGLPLISTREVVQEATGGSFCYVIMVQPEKRSAVDLVRSIPVVGEYVDVFLDEVPGLPPSRDVDFAIDLVPGAGPVSMAPYRMAPAELAEL, translated from the exons ATGGGACACTATGCCAGTCAGTGTCCTACTAAGAAGACAGCTGGAGGAGTAACACCGCAGCAAAAAACCCCAGAAGGCGTTAGTCGATCGACCCCGAGCTGCGAGAAGAGTGTTTTTGTTCAGTTCGATTCAAGTGCTACTCACTCATTCATCTCCCAAGAGTGTGTGAGTAGGCTTGGACTAGTAGCTC GGCACATGTTCAAGGTGAACCTCATTTACTTGCCATTGGAGGGATTGGACGTGATACTCGGGATGGACTGGCTGTCGGACAATCGCGTCATGATTGATTGCGGACGACGCAATGTGGTATTTCCTGAGAATGATGGGCTACCTTTAATCTCCACCCGTGAGGTAGTACAGGAGGCAACTGGTGGATCTTTTTGTTATGTGATAATGGTGCAGCCGGAGAAGAGAAGTGCAGTTGATCTGGTTAGAAGCATACCGGTAGTGGGAGAATACGTCGATGTGTTTCTAGATGAGGTGCCTGGATTACCACCCAGCAGGGATGTAGATTTCGCTATAGATCTCGTCCCTGGAGCTGGGCCAGTATCAATGGCTCCATATAGAATGGCCCCGGCAGAGTTGGCCGAATTGTAG
- the LOC114180513 gene encoding uncharacterized protein LOC114180513, translating into MRAKIRTHHGEHLRRHCPKPSCSLGGSSITGKCYVCDQMGHYARYCPNKKPAGGAPAKKPVGERPKAPGHVFALKTTEVTQSGNLVENTFLIFGNSVVVLYDSGVTHSFVSNECVRKLGLVMRELGCELIITTPTSGEVSTSFVCVGYPMEVAGNKFKVNLICLPMEGLDVILGMDCRSSNHIVIDYGRHKVVFPNTEGLELILSNQAMKEIEVGATCFMIVAQGEKKGTTEQIRSILVMDEYANVFPDEILEHPPSMDVDFTIDLIPGAGSLYGTI; encoded by the coding sequence atgagggcaaaaatacgtactcatcatgGAGAACATCTTAGGAGGCACTGCCCAAAACCCTCTTGCAGCTTAGGAGGCAGTAGTATCACTGGCAAGTGCTACGTGTGTGATCAGATGGGGCATTATGCACGATATTGCCCTAATAAGAAACCAGCTGGAGGTGCGCCAGCTAAGAAACCAGTTGGAGAGCGGCCCAAAGCACCAGGGCATGTGTTTGCACTGAAGACCACTGAGGTGACTCAGTCAGGTAACCTGGTGGAGAATACCTTCTTGATTTTTGGTAACAGtgtggttgtgttgtatgactCAGGAGTTACCCATTCATTTGTATCCAATGAATGTGTGAGGAAGCTCGGACTTGTGATGCGAGAGCTGGGGTGCGAGTTAATAATCACGACACCAACGTCTGGCGAGGTATCCACCAGCTTTGTTTGTGTGGGATACCCTATGGAGGTGGCAGGCAACAAgttcaaggtgaatctcatTTGCTTGCCAATGGAGGGCTTAGACGTGATTCTAGGAATGGACTGCCGGTCGAGCAACCATATTGTCATCGATTACGGAcgacacaaggtagtgttcccaaaCACAGAAGGATTAGAGCTTATATTGTCTAATCAGGCGATGAAAGAGATAGAAGTTGGAGCCACTTGCTTCATGATAGTGGCTCAAGGAGAGAAGAAGGGTACAACGGAGCAGATCCGAAGCATACTAGTAATGGATGAGTATGCAAATGTCTTTCCAGATGAAATTTTAGAACATCCACCAAGTATGGATGTGGACTTCACTATTGATCTCATCCCTGGAGCTGGCAGTCTCTATGGGACCATATAG